One region of Carya illinoinensis cultivar Pawnee chromosome 8, C.illinoinensisPawnee_v1, whole genome shotgun sequence genomic DNA includes:
- the LOC122318119 gene encoding protein EXPRESSION OF TERPENOIDS 1-like, whose translation MAGFFYLGGREGQQNKQEEEEEDKQERNLFLYRNEEICNKGFELWPQYYSQQQNLSNYYSFGVGPSRRNPSSVSDNHEPSRSGFTLISQAGGLGGGMNCQDCGNQAKKDCSHLRCRTCCKSRGFQCQTHVKSTWVPAAKRRERLQQLAALQQQIQPHDQQQQDQHQEQQQQLRGDNPKRQQRDKQLGAAPLACTRIPNTTSGLELGQFPAEVNSPAVFRCVRVSAMEDPDEQYAYQTAVNIGGHVFKGILYDQGRDDRYTPGGESSSGGDGGGAQHLNLIMGAPTSTTATTSNPSATLLDPSLYPASLNAFMAGTQFFPPPRS comes from the exons ATGGCTGGGTTTTTCTATCTAGGTGGACGAGAAGGCCAGCAAAACAaacaagaggaggaagaagaagataagcAAGAGCGGAACCTGTTTTTGTACAGAAACGAGGAGATCTGCAACAAAGGGTTTGAGTTATGGCCACAGTACTATTCGCAGCAGCAAAACTTGAGCAACTACTACTCGTTTGGAGTGGGTCCTAGTCGAAGAAACCCCAGCAGCGTCTCTGATAATCATGAGCCGTCGAGATCCGGATTTACGTTGATAAGTCAGGCCGGAGGACTAGGAGGAGGCATGAATTGCCAAGACTGTGGAAACCAAGCCAAGAAAGACTGTTCCCATCTCAGATGCAGGACATGTTGCAAAAGCCGAGGGTTTCAGTGCCAAACCCACGTAAAGAGCACTTGGGTTCCTGCCGCTAAAAGGCGCGAGCGGCTACAACAGCTCGCAGCTTTACAACAACAGATACAGCCACATGACCAACAACAGCAAGATCAACATCAAGAACAACAGCAACAGCTTCGAGGAGACAATCCCAAAAGGCAGCAGAGAGACAAGCAATTAGGAGCGGCCCCTCTTGCTTGCACCCGTATACCCAACACCACGTCAG GGTTGGAACTGGGACAATTTCCAGCTGAGGTGAACTCTCCAGCGGTCTTTCGCTGTGTAAGAGTAAGCGCGATGGAAGATCCGGATGAGCAGTACGCGTATCAAACAGCTGTAAACATTGGAGGACATGTTTTCAAGGGAATTCTCTACGATCAAGGCCGCGACGATCGTTACACCCCAGGCGGGGAGAGCTCCTCAGGCGGCGATGGAGGCGGAGCTCAACATCTTAATCTCATTATGGGAGCCCCCACCTCCACGACAGCAACCACTAGTAACCCATCTGCTACGTTGCTTGATCCTTCACTATATCCAGCTTCGCTCAATGCTTTCATGGCTGGTACGCAATTCTTCCCTCCCCCCAGATCGTAG